A region of bacterium DNA encodes the following proteins:
- a CDS encoding MFS transporter — protein sequence MPKPSPEFNLSCNSKSFRALLATQFFGTFNDNLFKTIISLQVLGKATTEEYSILFLSLTAALFFLPYIIFSAVAGWISDQFSKSHVIIRTKQFEVLIMTLGFIAFYVRSDLGLLLAVFLMGAQSALFSPSKFGIIPEIMAVEEISRANGFVKLVTFAAIICGTAMAGVALSGIIENPGYICISIALLGMLTSYQIPFVRSIGEAGAFSFNPITPNLTNLKLLYQRKALWLTVIGSAFFWSLGTLFQLNILLFAKEELQFSETATSVLLAILGIGIGVGSVFAGKASEGKVELGLIPIGAFGIVTCSTLLAFSGNIPGLPHIAICLLGVSSGFFIVPQTAYLQEFSPPEKRGRFIAASNFFSNCCMFISSILFWIYIDYLSFSGRGLFLSMSLISLVVAIYLVRLLPETMMRCVNWIALHCLYRIQKEGTEHIPKQGGALLVANHVTYVDALLLLAALPRPVRFIMYRPIYNSFPIYPIAKLMKAIPISSSDGREQLEATLRECGKLIESGELVGIFAEGGLSRDGDIKTFKTGLETIMVGRSQPIVPIHLGGLWGSIFSHYGEKVFWKWPRKIPYPVTITFGKPLPSSTTAFDVEEAVRALHEKVTSD from the coding sequence ATGCCAAAGCCATCACCTGAATTTAACTTGTCATGTAACTCCAAATCCTTTCGAGCTCTGCTTGCTACACAGTTCTTTGGTACATTCAATGATAATCTTTTTAAGACCATCATCTCGCTTCAGGTTCTTGGCAAAGCAACGACAGAGGAATACAGCATACTTTTTCTATCGCTGACTGCAGCACTGTTTTTTCTGCCATACATCATCTTCTCGGCAGTTGCCGGATGGATCTCTGACCAGTTCTCAAAATCACATGTCATTATTAGGACAAAGCAATTTGAAGTTTTGATTATGACGCTTGGTTTTATCGCTTTTTACGTTCGTTCGGATCTCGGTCTTCTTTTGGCCGTTTTTTTGATGGGAGCTCAAAGCGCACTTTTTAGTCCCTCCAAATTTGGAATTATTCCAGAGATTATGGCTGTAGAAGAGATTTCGCGGGCGAATGGGTTTGTAAAGCTTGTTACCTTTGCTGCGATCATTTGCGGCACGGCAATGGCTGGAGTAGCGCTCTCAGGAATCATAGAAAACCCAGGATATATCTGCATCTCAATTGCGCTGCTTGGAATGTTAACAAGCTATCAGATTCCTTTCGTGAGAAGTATTGGTGAGGCAGGAGCATTTTCATTTAATCCAATCACTCCGAATCTCACGAACCTAAAACTTCTTTACCAGAGGAAAGCTCTCTGGTTGACCGTTATTGGCAGTGCCTTTTTCTGGTCATTAGGAACCTTATTCCAATTAAATATCCTCCTTTTTGCGAAAGAAGAGCTTCAATTCTCAGAAACGGCTACCAGCGTACTTCTCGCGATACTCGGGATTGGTATTGGGGTTGGGAGCGTGTTTGCCGGAAAGGCCTCGGAGGGAAAGGTAGAGCTCGGACTCATTCCTATCGGCGCGTTTGGAATTGTGACGTGCAGTACACTCCTCGCCTTCTCTGGAAACATCCCCGGATTACCTCATATTGCAATTTGCTTACTTGGAGTCAGCTCAGGATTTTTTATCGTGCCACAGACAGCGTATCTTCAAGAGTTCAGCCCGCCCGAAAAGCGTGGGCGGTTTATTGCAGCTTCGAACTTCTTCTCAAACTGCTGCATGTTTATTTCGAGCATTCTTTTCTGGATATATATTGACTATCTCTCATTCTCGGGCAGAGGTCTCTTTCTGAGTATGAGCTTGATATCCCTCGTTGTTGCAATCTACCTAGTCCGACTACTACCTGAAACCATGATGAGATGCGTAAATTGGATTGCACTTCACTGCCTCTATCGGATTCAAAAAGAAGGCACCGAGCATATACCTAAGCAGGGAGGGGCTCTACTTGTTGCAAATCATGTGACATACGTTGATGCACTACTGCTCCTCGCGGCACTACCTCGACCGGTTCGATTCATCATGTATCGGCCCATTTATAATAGCTTTCCGATATATCCGATTGCAAAGCTTATGAAAGCAATTCCCATCTCTTCATCAGACGGAAGAGAGCAATTGGAGGCAACGCTTCGCGAGTGTGGCAAGCTCATTGAATCGGGTGAGCTTGTCGGGATATTTGCCGAGGGGGGGCTCTCGCGAGATGGTGATATAAAGACTTTTAAAACTGGACTTGAAACGATTATGGTGGGACGAAGCCAACCAATTGTCCCGATTCACCTCGGCGGGCTATGGGGAAGCATTTTCAGCCATTACGGAGAAAAGGTGTTCTGGAAATGGCCAAGAAAGATTCCTTATCCGGTTACGATAACCTTCGGAAAACCGCTACCAAGTTCAACCACAGCTTTCGATGTCGAAGAAGCAGTGAGAGCACTTCACGAGAAAGTGACCTCGGACTAG